A window from Drosophila willistoni isolate 14030-0811.24 chromosome XR unlocalized genomic scaffold, UCI_dwil_1.1 Seg143, whole genome shotgun sequence encodes these proteins:
- the LOC6645571 gene encoding uncharacterized protein LOC6645571: MQKQEKRRELRLKRFWRSPKTTSSDDSTGYESPTRTKQAASGSDAQRFNHLHYTSLSQGSGSGTTTTTSSSAAAAGSNGGGPIVGTSQGIGGGGSGTTSNKPSCSLPLLQVWPSQPLLRQEGFVQLRRNSGPEGQRDSPRGEADGQSFIFPAIVETSVSSPTAAGSSSSSHGNNSSQSRRDNNHLSLSTDRRSSLYCDTLHAGDSGIDSVQASPSPNAFIAPPGVHVHGLPLGQTGGGSCHVSPTSTPTQGSPNLSLGRRGMRNSICVVPNSGAAGRRKSSALLHPDHARLFALRMKHAAALERAQTSPDQTSIEDATEFHDNGLATNLRLCSASSSTTSSLTSVAAVSLGGAGVGGVGGIGGIGGGSGGLATSSGAGSSGSAYAVGAAGVQQRVSDPWLQPQSDRERDSRQDRRRSSTMTARYSLFDALDLEYVLLRAAARGSVGPYSLSESIHKLTFTQSLAFPALARGLATKRRRSATHTSSRPLNPHESGLNTCAKVVTAVVLVALSFMVFLIVYKFVRT, translated from the exons ATGCAG aaacaagaaaaaaggCGCGAATTGCGCTTGAAGCGATTCTGGCGCTCACCAAAAACAACATCCTCAGACGATTCGACGGGATATGAGAGTCCGACACGGACAAAACAAGCGGCAAGTGGTAGTGATGCACAGCGTTTCAATCATCTGCATTACACCAGCCTTTCTCAGGGCTCGGGTTCTGGCACCACAACGACCACCTCATCGTCGGCGGCGGCAGCGGGTTCCAATGGTGGTGGACCCATTGTGGGCACATCACAGGGAATTGGAGGAGGTGGTTCCGGTACCACAAGCAATAAACCATCTTGTTCCCTGCCGTTGCTTCAGGTGTGGCCCAGTCAG CCGCTTTTGCGCCAGGAGGGCTTCGTACAATTGCGTCGTAACAGCGGTCCCGAGGGCCAGCGG GATTCACCGCGTGGCGAAGCCGACGGCCAATCGTTCATCTTTCCCGCCATTGTGGAGACAAGTGTCAGCAGTCCAACAGCCGCTggtagcagtagcagcagccaTGGCAACAACAGTTCCCAATCCCGACGGGACAACAACCATTTGAGTCTGAGTACAGATCGAAGAAGTTCTCTGTACTGTGATACCCTGCATGCAGGCGATTCGGGCATCGATTCAGTGCAGGCATCGCCATCACCAAATGCTTTTATTGCACCACCAGGAGTCCATG TACATGGTCTACCCCTGGGACAAACGGGCGGAGGGTCCTGCCATGTCTCGCCCACGAGTACACCAACACAGGGATCACCGAATCTATCGCTGGGCAGGCGGGGCATGCGTAATAGCATTTGTGTGGTGCCCAATAGTGGGGCAGCCGGAAGACGCAAATCGAGTGCTCTTCTTCATCCAGATCATGCTCGTCTATTTGCACTGAGGATGAAACATGCGGCGGCATTGGAACGGGCTCAAACATCACCAGATCAGACATCGATTGAAGATGCCACTGAATTCCATGATAATGGTTTGGCCACCAATCTACGTTTGTGCTCGGCCTCGTCGTCGACTACGTCGTCGCTTACATCCGTGGCAGCGGTCAGCCTGGGCGGGGCGGGAGTGGGCGGAGTGGGTGGCATTGGGGGAATTGGGGGTGGTAGTGGTGGCCTAGCCACCAGCAGTGGTGCTGGCTCCTCCGGCTCCGCCTATGCTGTGGGCGCGGCGGGCGTACAGCAGCGCGTCTCCGATCCCTGGCTGCAGCCACAATCCGATAGAGAGCGTGACTCTCGACAAGATCGTAGACGTTCCTCAACAATGACAGCACGCTATTCACTATTCGATGCCCTAGATCTGGAATATGTCTTACTCCGTGCCGCAGCTCGCGGCTCTGTGGGTCCCTATAGCCTAAGCGAGTCCATACATAAGCTAACGTTTACTCAATCATTGGCATTTCCGGCTCTGGCTCGTGGCTTGGCAACAAAACGACGACGATCTGCAACACATACCAGTTCGAGGCCATTGAATCCACATGAATCGGGACTGAATACATGCGCCAAAGTGGTCACCGCTGTGGTCCTAGTGGCATTATCCTTTATGGTCTTTTTGATTGTCTACAAATTTGTGAGAACGTGA